From Schizosaccharomyces pombe strain 972h- genome assembly, chromosome: II, the proteins below share one genomic window:
- the rpa43 gene encoding DNA-directed RNA polymerase I complex subunit Rpa43: MPDLSLYKQTVDLYLSIAPGHSRDPLNAIQEHMDSMILSKLPRINGIVLAYDNIRFLEKSAKVMYDSPFSFIWVRVDVLVFSPKKGDCLEGKINLVSPSHIGLLILGIFNASIPRKSIPKDWIFIEPDTTEEQGRWKTNDGNILEPGKDLEFVVDGIQREAGLTMVQGTLANS, translated from the exons ATGCCGGATTTATCACTCTACAAACAGACTGTAGATTTATACCTTTCCATTGCTCCTGGACACAGCAGGGATCCTTTAAATGCTATTCAGGAGCATATGGATAGTATGATTCTTAGCAAACTCCCAAGAATCAATGGAATAGTGTTGGCGTACGACAATATTCGATTCCTGGAAAAAAGTGCAAAGGTCATGTATGACTCCCCATTCTCCTTTATATGGGTCCGTGTAGACGTTTTAGTATTTTCTCCCAAAAAAGGCGATTGTTTAG aaggaaaaattaatttagtCAGTCCAAGTCATATTGGTCTATTAATTTTGGGTATTTTTAATGCATCTATTCCGCGAAAATCTATACCTAAAGATTGGATTTTTATTGAGCCCGATACTACGGAAGAACAAGGTCGTTGGAAGACAAATGATGGAAATATTCTGGAGCCTGGTAAAGATTTGGAGTTTGTAGTAGATGG TATACAAAGAGAAGCTGGGTTGACTATGGTTCAAGGGACGCTAGCAAATTCATAA
- the mnh1 gene encoding protein mago nashi, translating into MSDFYVRYYSGHHGRFGHEFLEFDYHSDGLARYANNSNYRNDSLIRKEMFVSELVLKEVQRIVDDSEIIKESDESWPPENKDGKQELEIRMNGKHIMFETCKLGSLADVQNSDDPEGLKVFYYLIQDLKALCFSLISLNFKLRPVKN; encoded by the exons ATGAGTGATTTTTATGTTCGATACTA CTCGGGACACCATGGTCGATTCGGACACGAGTTCTTGG AATTCGATTATCATAGTGATGGGCTAG CTAGATACGCAAACAATTCTAACTATCGGAACGATTCGTTAATCCGAAAGGAGA TGTTCGTCAGTGAGcttgttttaaaagaagttCAACGTATTGTAGATGACAGTGAGATCATAAA AGAATCAGATGAAAGTTGGCCACctgaaaataaagatggTAAGCAGGAACTTGAAATTCGTATGAATGGAAAACACATCATGTTTGAA ACCTGTAAACTTGGAAGTTTGGCAGACGTTCAAAATAGTGATGATCCAGAAGGGCTAAAAGTTTTCTACTACCTAATTCAAGATTTAAAAGCATTGTGCTTTAGTCTCATCTCCCTAAATTTTAAGCTCCGACCTGTTAAAAACTAG
- the vps36 gene encoding ESCRT II complex subunit Vps36, with amino-acid sequence MAFYLETTPSNLPVLDPSEEILLVQDQVGLYFGDEKSFRHNNGTLYLTKKHIFYVDSVDPKKNSLKIKISDIRDVQHTSRYFRSSPKIRLSLRHVEKSWACKICTFINVGDPINPCRNCGVANRFTIIKPKSDARFSQGLCTACTFQNYPDLNTCEICGNQLKNVDRNQLIQLSFRGSGSSKFYEAIKSETDEIEKQRYSNKYDTKVLRKAILEKSLRMGGIHDLEQSHEMQLAKNGRTLVHAFQDLDAFFSLAKDTMSLADQFAEKMDGLTGTQQSDKVQQLLNKSNQLGVLRGNHLDNVPVSANSRLYDIELCKSISEVLRTRLKADTDTVTMTQAWAIYNRSRKANLIPPTRFVKACELIDSMEVGITTSKMNSGLILFQLKTSNHSGKLLSAILEVMNPSTTALKCAMRLHWSIGVTLERLYQAEMDGYIVRDVYEESGSSLLYWKNEFDELSEELTKWFDES; translated from the coding sequence ATGGCCTTTTATTTAGAAACAACCCCTTCTAATCTACCGGTTTTGGATCCTTCAGAAGAAATTTTGCTAGTTCAAGACCAGGTAGGTTTATACTTCGGAGATGAGAAAAGTTTTCGTCATAATAATGGAACATTATATTTGACAAAAAAACACATCTTCTACGTAGATTCAGTAGATCCTAAAAagaattcattaaaaattaaaatctcCGATATAAGAGATGTACAGCATACCTCTAGGTATTTTCGCTCCTCCCCAAAAATTCGCCTTTCTCTGCGACATGTGGAAAAGTCATGGGCTTGCAAAATTTGTACATTTATCAATGTGGGTGATCCCATTAATCCTTGTAGAAACTGTGGAGTTGCTAACCGATTTACTATTATAAAGCCGAAATCAGATGCGCGTTTTTCTCAAGGATTATGCACCGCGTgtacttttcaaaattatccGGATCTGAATACTTGTGAAATTTGCGGcaatcaattaaaaaatgtcgATAGAAACCAGCTTATACAACTCTCGTTTAGAGGCTCGGGTTCATCCAAGTTTTACGAAGCTATCAAATCTGAAACAgatgaaatagaaaaacaaagataCTCGAATAAATATGATACTAAAGTTCTGAGGAAGGCCATCCTTGAAAAGTCTTTGCGAATGGGTGGTATTCATGATCTTGAGCAATCTCATGAGATGCAATTAGCCAAAAATGGACGTACCTTAGTACATGCGTTTCAAGATTTAgatgcttttttttctttagcGAAAGATACTATGTCTCTGGCTGACCAATTTGCTGAAAAGATGGATGGGCTGACCGGCACTCAACAGTCTGACAAGGTACAGCAGCTTTTAAACAAATCGAATCAGTTAGGAGTGTTACGAGGAAATCATTTAGATAATGTTCCTGTTTCGGCTAATTCTCGATTGTATGATATTGAACTATGTAAAAGTATCTCAGAAGTTTTACGCACAAGGTTAAAAGCTGATACCGATACGGTTACCATGACCCAGGCTTGGGCCATCTATAATCGGTCAAGAAAAGCAAACCTGATTCCTCCGACCAGATTTGTGAAGGCTTGTGAACTAATAGATTCCATGGAGGTTGGTATAACAACGTCCAAAATGAACTCTGGGCttatcctttttcaattaaaaacttcTAATCATTCAGGAAAACTTTTGTCCGCTATATTGGAAGTTATGAATCCTAGCACTACGGCTTTGAAATGTGCAATGAGGTTGCATTGGTCCATTGGTGTAACGTTAGAAAGACTTTATCAAGCTGAGATGGACGGTTACATTGTACGTGATGTTTATGAAGAATCTGGTTCTAGCTTACTATACTGGAAAAACGAATTTGACGAATTATCAGAAGAATTGACTAAATGGTTTGATGAATCATAG
- the vti1 gene encoding SNARE protein Vti1, whose translation METYEQEYRLLRADIEEKLNDLSKSGENSVIQSCQRLLNEIDEVIGQMEIEITGIPTSERGLVNGRIRSYRSTLEEWRRHLKEEIGKSDRKALFGNRDETSGDYIASDQDYDQRTRLLQGTNRLEQSSQRLLESQRIANETEGIGASILRDLHGQRNQLEHSLEMLGDTSGHLDRSLRTLKTMARRLAMNRFFTTAIIAILVILILLVLYSKFR comes from the exons ATGGAGACGTACGAGCAAGAATATCG CTTGCTTCGAGCAGATATCGAAGAAAAACTTAATGATTTAAGTAAAAGTGGTGAGAACTCTGTTATTCAATCATGTCAGAGacttttaaatgaaattgatgaagtA ATTGGTCAAATGGAAATTGAAATTACCGGTATCCCTACTTCTGAAAGAGGTCTCGTAAATGGAAGAATTCGTAGTTATCGTTCAACTTTGGAGGAGTGGCGTAGACACCTG AAGGAAGAAATTGGCAAATCAGATAGGAAAGCCCTTTTTGGAAATAGGGATGAAACATCCGGTGATTATATTGCAAGTGATCAAGATTATGACCAAAGAACTCGTTTGTTACAAGGAACAAATAGACTTGAGCAATCTTCACAGCGTCTTCTTGAATCACAACGGATTGCGAATGAGACTGAAGGCATTGGTGCTAGCATTCTTCGTGATCTTCATGGTCAAAGAAATCAATTGGAGCATTCTTTAGAGATG CTTGGAGATACGTCTGGACACCTTGATCGAAGTTTAAGAACTCTGAAGACAATGGCAAGAAG ACTTGCCATGAACAGATTTTTCACGACAGCAATAATTGCAATCCTTgttatattaattttgcttGTGCTTTATAGCAAATTTCGTTAG
- the dad4 gene encoding DASH complex subunit Dad4, with translation MNNPMEEQQSALLGRIISNVEKLNESITRLNHSLQLINMSNMNVELASQMWANYARNVKFHLEETHTLKDPI, from the exons ATGAATAATCCTATGGAAGAACAGCAAAGCGCATTATTAGGAAGGATCATAAGTAATGTAGAAAAGCTGAATGAAAGTATTACAAGACTCAATCATTCATTACAG CTAATTAATATGTCTAATATGAATGTTGAGCTAGCTAGTCAAATGTGGGCGAATTATGCAAGAAACGTAAAATTCCACTTGGAAGAGACCCATACGCTTAAAGATCCCATCTAA
- the ctf1 gene encoding cleavage and polyadenylation specificity factor complex subunit Ctf1: MSMTAGNVVFVGNIPYDVSEQQMTEIFNQVGPVKTFKLVLDPETGSGKGYGFCEFFDSETTAMAVRKLNNSELGPRKIRVEFPSNDPRRNQSYEYTERTDRYMEQQNAHESSYNSRFIPPVLHSTSSLPASQGGGMPSPAIYSSSMATNLNKNINSTSVPAYNFHNSMTSDFDSASQPHTDAYNARTFQYNKSSQNKGDYTSGTSISNPTSIPLAPSVVQVLSTFSAQELLNMLSKLQTVVHIAPEEARRLLIANPALPYAAFQAMLLMNLVDANVLQQVVVAVKNKNMHQPASATSSPPSVPQKIPSSNHKSQQANGSDQGNEGKRMALIQQLLALTPEQINALPPAQRDQILSIRRQHFRQ; this comes from the exons ATGTCGATGACAGCCGGGAATGTCGTATTTG TTGGTAACATTCCATATGATGTTTCGGAACAGCAAATGACTGAAATCTTTAATCAAGTTGGACCAGTAAAGACTTTCAAACTTGTACTTGATCCGGAAACAGGTAGTGGGAAGGGTTATGGGTTTTGTGAGTTTTTTGATAGTGAGACTACCGCTATGGCTGTACGAAAGTTAAATAATTCCGAATTAGGACCTCGTAAGATTCGTGTCGAGTTTCCATCAAATGATCCCAGAAGGAATCAAAGTTATGAATATACGGAGCGTACTGATAGATACATGGAACAGCAAAATGCTCATGAAAGTTCTTATAATTCCCGTTTTATTCCTCCTGTTTTGCATTCAACATCTTCCCTGCCTGCTTCACAAGGAGGTGGGATGCCAAGTCCTGCTATTTATTCGTCGTCAATGGCTACTAatcttaataaaaatataaattctACTTCTGTTCCTGCTTATAATTTTCACAACAGTATGACCTCCGACTTTGATTCTGCCAGTCAACCCCATACAGATGCATACAATGCAAGAACCTTTCAGTATAATAAATCTTCACAAAACAAAGGGGATTACACTTCCGGGACTTCTATATCGAATCCGACTTCTATCCCATTGGCCCCGTCTGTCGTTCAGGTACTATCTACCTTCTCAGCTCAGGAACTTCTCAATATGTTGTCCAAACTTCAGACTGTAGTTCATATAGCACCAGAAGAGGCACGACGACTTCTAATTGCTAATCCTGCTTTACCATACGCCGCCTTTCAAGCTATGTTGCTGATGAACTTAGTTGACGCAAATGTCTTACAACAAGTAGTAGTCGCAGTGAAGAATAAAAACATGCATCAACCAGCTTCAGCAACTTCCTCTCCTCCTTCTGTTCCCCAAAAAATACCTTCTAGTAACCATAAAAGTCAACAAGCGAATGGTTCAGATCAGGGCAATGAAGGGAAGCGG ATGGCCCTCATACAACAATTGTTGGCTCTTACCCCAGAGCAAATTAACGCATTACCTCCTGCACAAAGGGATCAAATTCTTAGCATTCGTCGGCAGCATTTTCGACAGTAA
- the trs23 gene encoding TRAPP complex subunit Trs23 — protein MHALIIINRAGSLIFQREFGSSPTALTPNEYLVLAGTIHGVHAISTQISPLPGSSGIQLLEAGTFNMHILQTHTGMKFVLFTEKKTTNARLQLQKFYELYSDYVLKNPFYTLEMPIKCQLFDEQLKRYIDSH, from the exons ATGCATGCATTAATCATCATCAATAGAGCCGGttcattgatttttcaaagagAGTTTGGCTCATCACCAACGGCTTTAACACCTAACGAATATTTGGTTTTGGCAGGGACAATTCATGG TGTACATGCCATTTCCACTCAGATCAGTCCGCTACCAGGATCAAGCGGAATTCAACTATTGGAAGCAGGAACATTCAACATGCATATTTTGCAAACACATACAGGGATGAAATTTGTGTTATTTAcagaaaagaaaaccaCAAACGCCAGATTACAATTACAAAAGTTTTATGAACTTTACTCCGACTATGTACTCAAAAATCCTTTCTACACTTTAGAGATGCCAATCAAATGCCAGCTATTTGATgaacaattaaaaagataCATAGATTCTCattga
- the rpp102 gene encoding ribosomal protein P1 encodes MSASELATSYSALILADEGIEITSDKLLSLTKAANVDVEPIWATIFAKALEGKDLKELLLNIGSAAAAPAAGGAGAPAAAAGGEAAAEEQKEEAKEEEESDEDMGFGLFD; translated from the exons ATGTCTGCCTCCGAACTTGCTACAAGTTACTCTGCTCTCATCTTGGCCGACGAGGGTATTGAGATCACC TCAGATAAACTCTTGTCTTTGACTAAGGCTGCCAACGTCGATGTTGAGCCTATCTGGGCAACCATCTTTGCTAAGGCTTTGGAGGGCAAGGACTTGAAGGAACTCCTTTTGAACATTGGCTCTGCTGCTGCCGCTCCTGCTGCTGGTGGCGCCGGTGCTCCTGCCGCTGCTGCTGGTGGTGAAGCCGCTGCTGAAGAACAGAAGGAAGAGgctaaagaagaagaggagtCTGATGAAGAT ATGGGATTCGGATTGTttgattaa
- the mrpl3 gene encoding mitochondrial 54S ribosomal protein mL44, which produces MSFISRSTTTFRRSISMKDYARVRWYSNSGKSLIENILSSKIAISKVYTLKKRIGLPESYPMKVLVQALIDKTVVQNPQYSNEKLWSIGKVFGDFYVLEYIKCKYPRLPEEAVHGMQNGWMGSKALSQLATIWGLEVQRREEGLQESFGKVLAKRADPEMLRKPGEIYKDEAARRAILAILGGVYLHQGFNDTKKFINDHILSKQLDPRTMLQLQWPRRQLSRLCKRLSLKEPVYRIIAETGRKSREPVFVIGAYSGHHLLGQGQASSLNLAEQQAAYNSLISYYIHSPPFRQLPSDYLEVNDGKIPKASEPYTSIPLVSHGQLVI; this is translated from the exons ATGTCGTTTATAAGCAGATCAACAACGACCTTTCGGAGGAGCATATCTATGAAAGACTATGCGAGGGTTCGGTGGTACAGTAACAGCGGCAAATCGTTGATCGAAAATATTCTTTCATCCAAAATTGCAATCTCAAAAGTTTATAcccttaaaaaaagaattggaCTTCCTGAAAGTTATCCAATGAAAGTTCTTGTTCAAGCACTGATCGATAAGACTGTTGTTCAAAACCCCCAATATTCTAACGAAAAACTCTGGTCAATAGGGAAAGTGTTTGGTGATTTCTATGTTCTTGAATACATTAAGTGCAAATACCCCAGGCTGCCGGAGGAAGCAGTTCATGGCATGCAAAATGGGTGGATGGGCTCAAAGGCTTTGAGTCAGTTAGCAACTATCTGGGGTCTTGAAGTACAGAGAAGAGAAGAAGGTTTACAAGAGTCATTTGGAAAAGTTTTAGCGAAGCGTGCTGACCCTGAAATGCTGAGGAAGCCTGGTGAAATTTACAAAGATGAGGCAGCGCGAAGAGCCATTTTAGCAATTTTGGGCGGAGTTTACCTACATCAA GGATTTAATGatactaaaaaatttattaatgacCACATCTTATCTAAACAATTAGACCCAAGAACAATGTTACAATTGCAATGGCCTCGGCGTCAACTATCTCGTTTATGTAAAAGGCTTTCATTAAAGGAACCAGTCTATCGCATTATAGCCGAGACGGGAAGAAAAAGCAGAGAACCTGTTTTTGTCATTGGAGCCTACAGTGGGCATCACCTCTTGGGACAAGGTCAAGCCAGCAGTCTAAATTTGGCTGAGCAACAG GCGGCATATAACTCTCTTATTTCGTATTATATTCACTCACCGCCGTTTCGCCAACTTCCAAGTGATTACTTAGAAGTCAACGATGGAAAAATCCCAAAAGCCTCTGAACCATACACCTCTATACCATTAGTATCTCACGGCCAACttgtaatataa
- the scp1 gene encoding Sre1 cleavage-activating protein Scap Scp1 encodes MRIFTLGKGRISRGYARQVNPSLFAKYSYCIANNPWYFILVFTLLSITGIYSSLVAYQQSLYDQSLARWSAWYAESINAEANVITKQLYLLGTNTSVFSEDYLSNAYRWETSFHQYLAEYGYPCIRDEKSCVTISPIPKYYGKVDPVAQYSYTKGLPENEREVNKLRNDTIAEGFDSLSAFVITYFLKPEQVDTFHVVLKKFISETPNLYASLLDTSPTTVVARIPDLTVIYRWYLWVGFGVGLFAYLYLSLVRLHDIRAKFGLTATIFIQSGTAYFSTCSLLYFFERTGPICPWPMAYYIIIFMDIENSFRLLRAVIASPQTKRVPSRIMEGFSSTIIASFSSLLKKLLTLFVLSFFVYPLVQEFCLFLACSFVVSFLLHGSFFLAVLSVDIRRLELQDFLDSNSSNRNSKWWVPYLEYVRFMWSPWIIDNLGTVSFHMYVIYLQLQSSTDINGSWRLASPNIRFLITLYHRLGRILRERKLFPLITTGWFGDPTFLEALKEKTMAENLVIALYRPVILDTVNRRDYTNVYNSFHDRRVWRWSTFFSILFAIDFAVGLLVKALLRGWSDHDELSTDTTLHEEKFRIEPVPVHHQLDILKIAVSENYKTFASVGLDRCLVVWDLRQWCTKLVLSKEQMPRTLKAIALDPQGNYVSLFSKDTLFILNVESPCLMLQHSYHCKPNSKLNVFWMPGTHKDDEWKNFELVVVESSGEIQVFSLTIEIEGADIALVEKFQLSSPIIKSISIVSPTANRIACLTESGEVTVYSKKGPVWSPKILSQNKNYLTETKKDIYGIAMADILFLARDSGVDMIDLKNDELLHSFTLPPIKVNTFSVGVSNSRFVNGQFRVSSISFCFTHAVTEKVLYYYYGNECNESYIILNKWDQQPNLVDVHDPDNSLACLTFDELQENIHEVEDASECVMSSDGLYIFGMRRKSSSGICPTADEKNEDNGFTLRNRKLRTGHYNWTSYVPLLDSYMQDMEHKKNTHSGGETQVWEVWMYSQSEKKHRCKSLKMYNSLIIADPGPSLAVSDRCVAIVLGNYVALVGYGSEIFRDFYQIRNSDEMDRILRRKRKNLQRKRSGTIGC; translated from the exons ATGAGGATTTTTACTCTTGGAAAAGGCCGAATTTCACGAGGGTATGCTCGGCAAGTTAACCCTTCATTATTTGCCAAGTACAGCTACTGTATTGCCAATAATCCTTGGTATTTCATTCTTGTGTTTACTCTTTTATCAATCACAGGTATATATTCGTCGTTGGTAGCGTATCAGCAATCCCTTTACGATCAATCATTAGCTAGATGGTCGGCTTGGTATGCCGAGAGCATCAATGCTGAAGCAAATGTTATTACGAAACAACTCTATCTTTTAGGAACGAACACATCAGTGTTTTCCGAAGACTATCTTTCAAACGCGTATCGTTGGGAAACAAGCTTCCATCAATATTTGGCGGAATACGGGTATCCTTGCATAAGAGATGAAAAATCCTGTGTAACTATTTCTCCAATACCAAAATATTATGGTAAGGTTGATCCTGTAGCTCAATATTCATATACTAAAGGGCTTCCTGAAAATGAGCGTGAAGTGAACAAGCTTAGGAATGATACAATAGCCGAAGGTTTTGACTCGCTTAGTGCTTTTGTGATtacttactttttaaagCCTGAACAAGTCGATACTTTTCATgttgttttaaagaaatttatttccGAAACTCCTAATCTATATGCAAGTTTACTTGATACATCCCCTACCACTGTCGTAGCACGTATTCCTGACCTTACTGTTATTTACAGATGGTACCTATGGGTTGGGTTTGGAGTCGGACTTTTTGCATATTTGTATTTGTCACTTGTGCGGTTGCATGATATTCGTGCTAAATTTGGTCTTACAGCGactatatttattcaaagcGGTACTGCCTACTTCTCTACCTGTTCTTTGCTgtatttctttgaaagaaCGGGCCCCATATGTCCATGGCCTATGGCTTACTATATTATCATATTTATGGACATTGAAAACTC ATTTCGACTTTTACGCGCAGTAATCGCTTCTCCTCAGACGAAGCGTGTTCCTTCTCGTATAATGGAAGGGTTTTCTAGTACTATTATTGCCTCCTTTTCATCCTTACTTAAGAAGTTATTGACTCTTTTTGTCTTGAGCTTCTTTGTTTATCCTCTGGTGCAGGAgttttgtttgtttcttGCCTGTTCTTTCGTCGTTAGTTTTTTACTGCATGGAAGTTTTTTTCTAGCGGTCCTAAGTGTCGATATACGTCGTTTGGAGTTGCaagattttttagattcaAACTCTTCTAATCGAAACTCAAAATGGTGGGTTCCGTATCTAGAATACGTAAGATTCATGTGGTCTCCATGGATTATCGATAATCTTGGTACTGTTTCATTTCATATGTacgttatttatttacaactCCAATCCAGTACAGATATCAATGGGTCTTGGAGATTAGCATCTCCTAACATTCGCTTTCTCATTACGTTATATCATCGTTTAGGCCGTATTTTACGAGAACGAAAGTTATTTCCACTGATTACGACCGGTTGGTTTGGTGACCCCACTTTTTTAGAAGCATTAAAAGAGAAGACGATGGCGGAAAACCTTGTTATTGCTTTGTATCGACCAGTTATTCTTGACACTGTTAACCGTCGTGATTACACTAATGTCTACAACTCGTTTCATGACCGGAGAGTATGGAGATGGTCAACATTTTTCAGCATACTGTTCGCAATTGATTTTGCGGTTGGGTTGCTTGTTAAAGCACTTTTGCGAGGCTGGTCTGACCATGACGAGCTTTCAACCGATACAACATTACATGAGGAAAAATTCAGAATAGAACCCGTTCCTGTTCATCATCAGCTtgacattttaaaaattgctGTATCTGAAAACTATAAGACGTTTGCCTCCGTCGGGTTAGATAGGTGTCTTGTAGTTTGGGATTTACGTCAATGGTGTACAAAGCTTGTACTTTCAAAAGAACAAATGCCCAGGACGTTAAAAGCAATAGCTTTAGATCCTCAGGGAAACTACGTTTCGTTGTTCTCAAAGGATACTTTATTCATTCTGAATGTAGAATCTCCTTGCTTGATGCTTCAACATTCCTATCACTGTAAGCCAAATAGCAAATTAAACGTGTTCTGGATGCCGGGTACGCATAAAGATGATGAATGGAAAAACTTTGAGCTAGTGGTTGTTGAAAGCTCAGGCGAAATTCAGGTTTTTAGTCTGActattgaaattgaagGTGCAGATATAGCTTTGGTTGAAAAGTTTCAATTAAGTTCTCCGATTATTAAATCAATAAGTATCGTTTCACCCACGGCTAATAGAATTGCTTGTTTGACTGAATCCGGTGAAGTGACTGTATATTCTAAAAAAGGACCCGTCTGGTCCCCAAAGATTTTAtctcaaaacaaaaattatctaacagaaacaaaaaaagatatttatGGAATTGCAATGGCGGACATTTTGTTTCTTGCTCGAGATAGTGGTGTCGACATGATTGACCTTAAAAACGATGAACTATTACATTCCTTTACACTGCCGCCGATAAAAGTAAACACTTTTTCAGTTGGCGTGAGTAACAGTCGATTTGTTAATGGACAGTTTAGAGTGTCATCAATATCGTTTTGTTTTACTCACGCTGTTACCGAAAAGGttctttattattactACGGTAATGAATGTAATGAGTCTTATATTATATTGAATAAATGGGATCAACAGCCAAATCTTGTGGACGTACACGATCCTGATAATTCGCTGGCTTGCTTGACCTTTGATGAACTACAAGAAAATATCCATGAAGTCGAAGATGCTAGTGAATGTGTAATGAGCTCAGATGGACTCTACATATTTGGCATGCGAAGAAAAAGTTCATCGGGGATTTGTCCAACAGCAGATGAGAAAAACGAAGATAATGGTTTTACTCTTCGTAACCGAAAGTTGCGAACTGGCCATTACAATTGGACGTCTTATGTACCCCTTCTAGATTCTTATATGCAAGACATGgaacacaaaaaaaatacgcATAGTGGTGGTGAAACCCAGGTATGGGAAGTTTGGATGTACTCTCAATCTGAAAAGAAGCACCGCTGCAAATCTTTAAAGATGtataattctttaattattgCAGACCCTGGACCTTCTCTTGCAGTCTCTGATAGATGCGTAGCCATTGTTCTAGGTAATTACGTTGCACTAGTCGGCTATGGAAGTGAAATCTTTCGTGATTTTTACCAAATCAGAAATTCCGATGAGATGGACAGAATTTTACGtcgcaaaagaaaaaatttacagaGAAAAAGATCGGGGACCATCGGATGTTAA